From a region of the Salmo trutta chromosome 10, fSalTru1.1, whole genome shotgun sequence genome:
- the LOC115201128 gene encoding pleckstrin homology domain-containing family A member 1 isoform X3 — MPYVDRQNRICGFLDIEENENSGKFLRRYFILDTKEGSLVWYMDNPQNLPKGAEHVGSLKLSYISKVSDATKLRPKAEFCFVINAGMRKFYLQANDQQDLVEWVHVLNNATKITVPKSGDGQPSAEMPQEVLGSMKQISYKTEIIGGVPIITATQEQGDGGQNGADRGGLRKAHSQLPYFLGRGVQDQALIKAGYCVKQGALMKNWKRRYFLLEENAVSYFKSDLEREPLRVIPLKEVHKVQECKQSDLMQRDNLFEVVTSSRTFYIQSDSPEEMHSWIKAISGAIVAQRGPGRSAASRVKCDSEILTFPK; from the exons ATGCCTTACGTGGATCGGCAGAACCGGATCTGTGGCTTCCTGGACATCGAGGAGAATGAGAACAGCGGCAAGTTCCTCCGACGCTACTTCATCCTGGACACCAAGGAGGGTAGCCTGGTGTGGTACATGGACAACCCACAG AACCTGCCCAAAGGAGCTGAACATGTTGGCTCCCTCAAACTCTCTTACATCTCAAAG GTGAGTGATGCCACCAAGCTGCGACCCAAGGCGGAGTTCTGCTTCG tCATCAATGCTGGTATGAGGAAGTTCTACCTCCAGGCCAACGATCAGCAGGATCTGGTAGAGTGGGTCCACGTGCTCAACAACGCCACCAAGATCACA GTGCCAAAGTCGGGAGATGGCCAGCCCAGTGCAGAGATGCCTCAGGAGGTGCTGGGTTCCATGAAGCAGATCTCCTATAAGACGGAGATCATAGGAGGGGTACCCATCATCACTGCCACACAG GAGCAGGGTGACGGGGGGCAGAACGGAGCAGACAGGGGGGGCCTGCGGAAGGCCCACAGCCAGCTGCCCTACTTCCTGGGGCGGGGGGTGCAGGACCAGGCGCTCATCAAGGCTGGATACTGTGTCAAGCAGGGAGCCCTG ATGAAGAACTGGAAGAGGAGATACTTCTTACTGGAGGAGAACGCGGTCAGCTACTTTAAGTCAGACCTG gagagaGAGCCACTGCGTGTGATCCCACTGAAAGAGGTTCACAAAGTTCAGGAGTGCAAACAGAG TGACTTAATGCAGAGGGACAATCTATTTGAAGTGGTCACTAGCTCAAGGACCTTTTACATACAG TCGGACAGTCCAGAGGAGATGCACAGCTGGATAAAGGCCATCTCTGGAGCCATTGTGGCCCAGCGGGGGCCTGGACGCTCAGCTGCCTCT